The following are from one region of the Stigmatella ashevillena genome:
- a CDS encoding BREX system ATP-binding domain-containing protein, whose translation MDTLDAALDNAVGVPASQESGWRKLEFLRNPFPSRSHPIWDVFYGQEVVRKRFYDDLVVFLRDSTTTTLFFTGGNRVGKTHFMEYHRRELSRRLPERGLTVPVVVASAQSCDFWQLYIQMIEQVDDSLRAQAGAGLFEAEVPPAVAERLSELPSGDFRRAVERAWSARTTPQGSEPVRLLLRQWLRGERLRAAKREELGVSGLLDSQAEVMNAFEGLVKYLLLQEPSAATTAPGAERPSRCSGIVIFLDEFELVWKFRRDRRDQYLQALRALIDACPKGLFLSVGMATNTGVGTGEVETAYPALFQRLKGARSIPTLVQIGGVVEALGYARSFEEYGRREFRSRPGQGPAPQEGKQSLFSDREIEALFKELAGFIGSVAQGEFFDRLHLEAERKLQSHQEASR comes from the coding sequence ATGGACACACTGGATGCCGCCCTGGACAATGCCGTTGGGGTGCCGGCCTCTCAGGAGAGCGGCTGGAGGAAGCTGGAGTTTCTCCGCAATCCGTTCCCCTCCCGCTCTCATCCCATTTGGGACGTCTTTTATGGCCAGGAGGTGGTGAGGAAGCGGTTCTACGACGACTTGGTGGTTTTCCTTCGGGACAGCACCACCACGACGCTCTTTTTCACGGGCGGCAACCGGGTGGGCAAGACGCACTTCATGGAATACCACCGGCGCGAGTTATCCCGGCGCCTGCCCGAGAGGGGATTGACAGTGCCGGTGGTGGTTGCATCGGCGCAGTCCTGCGATTTCTGGCAGCTGTACATTCAAATGATCGAGCAGGTCGACGACAGCCTGCGGGCCCAAGCCGGCGCTGGGCTTTTCGAAGCAGAGGTTCCCCCCGCCGTGGCGGAACGGCTGAGCGAGCTGCCGTCAGGGGATTTCCGGCGAGCCGTTGAGCGCGCCTGGAGCGCTCGAACCACGCCCCAGGGCAGTGAGCCGGTGCGGCTCCTGCTGAGACAATGGCTCCGGGGCGAGCGGCTCAGGGCCGCGAAGCGAGAGGAGCTGGGGGTGAGTGGTCTGCTCGACTCCCAGGCCGAGGTCATGAATGCCTTCGAGGGGCTGGTGAAGTACTTGTTGCTCCAGGAGCCTTCTGCGGCAACCACTGCCCCCGGCGCGGAGCGCCCATCGCGATGCTCTGGCATCGTCATCTTCCTGGATGAGTTCGAGCTCGTCTGGAAGTTCCGGCGGGACCGCCGGGATCAATACCTCCAAGCGTTGCGAGCCCTCATCGACGCTTGCCCAAAGGGGCTCTTCCTCTCCGTGGGAATGGCAACCAATACGGGGGTGGGTACGGGGGAGGTGGAGACGGCATACCCAGCCCTCTTCCAGCGGTTGAAGGGCGCCCGGAGTATCCCCACGCTGGTGCAGATCGGAGGCGTGGTGGAAGCCCTGGGGTATGCAAGAAGTTTCGAGGAATACGGGAGAAGGGAGTTCCGCTCGCGTCCAGGCCAGGGCCCTGCTCCTCAGGAGGGCAAGCAGAGCTTGTTTTCGGACAGGGAGATCGAAGCCCTCTTCAAAGAGTTGGCGGGTTTCATTGGCTCCGTGGCCCAAGGAGAGTTTTTCGATCGGCTTCACCTCGAAGCCGAGAGAAAGCTGCAAAGCCATCAGGAGGCAAGCCGCTAG
- a CDS encoding DUF2381 family protein produces MDWNDSQSLRRQRSWSITRGASSSYLALSDRSKAFCLATAFRPSLLLAWLWVLLPGTPVMAQPRGSPCQSGIRRIELPAMPTPDVMAVCISPELSTTFVFDEEIARQTVAVEGTERFTRIEISDSTLRLIPSAKVLPGERLRLTLRFKGVSAPMGAAFWLVVHPAQAEALVEVFRKKRTVESCQQELSDKDLQLRQCHEENTRMRSGSRGPNGLATLLDAGLMDSRGIFAKNITQRGSPSPKGLFVARSIVTYRSSQRVAVELLLRPLTDEQVWRIDDAALIGTGKHSLRVLSLNQQAVPDVANHEQRVLIEAEAKREEAQGPFTLTLWDEEGTRSITFPGITFP; encoded by the coding sequence GTGGATTGGAACGACAGCCAGAGTCTACGGAGGCAGCGGTCATGGTCTATTACTCGGGGGGCGTCGAGTTCGTATCTCGCTTTGAGTGACCGTTCCAAGGCGTTTTGCTTAGCGACAGCCTTCCGGCCCAGCCTGCTGCTGGCATGGCTGTGGGTGCTCTTGCCAGGAACCCCGGTGATGGCTCAACCCAGAGGCTCCCCATGTCAATCGGGCATCCGCCGCATTGAGCTGCCAGCCATGCCCACGCCAGACGTCATGGCTGTGTGCATCAGCCCTGAACTCTCCACGACATTTGTTTTTGACGAGGAGATCGCGCGGCAGACAGTGGCGGTGGAAGGAACCGAGCGGTTCACCCGGATTGAGATCAGCGACAGCACCTTGAGGCTGATCCCCTCGGCGAAAGTCCTGCCTGGAGAACGCTTGCGGCTGACGCTGCGTTTCAAGGGCGTATCCGCGCCCATGGGAGCGGCCTTCTGGCTTGTCGTGCATCCTGCGCAAGCAGAGGCTTTGGTGGAGGTGTTCAGGAAAAAACGTACGGTGGAGTCTTGTCAACAAGAACTGTCGGACAAGGATCTTCAGCTTCGCCAATGCCACGAAGAAAACACGCGGATGCGCTCAGGCTCTCGGGGACCGAATGGATTGGCGACGCTCCTTGACGCCGGATTGATGGACTCCAGAGGGATTTTCGCCAAGAACATCACCCAGAGGGGTTCGCCCTCGCCCAAAGGGCTTTTCGTGGCGCGCTCCATCGTCACCTACCGCTCCAGCCAGCGGGTCGCCGTGGAGTTATTGCTGCGTCCTCTCACGGATGAGCAGGTTTGGAGGATCGATGACGCAGCGTTGATTGGGACCGGAAAACACTCCTTGCGTGTGCTTTCGCTCAACCAACAAGCGGTTCCTGACGTGGCAAACCACGAACAACGCGTGCTCATCGAAGCGGAAGCGAAGAGAGAGGAAGCCCAAGGCCCCTTCACCCTCACGTTATGGGACGAGGAGGGAACCAGAAGCATCACTTTCCCGGGGATTACGTTCCCCTAA
- a CDS encoding serine/threonine protein kinase — protein MDLLRALLPRAKPPEEPTSPDALPQGRRVGPWRVVRPLGQGGNGTVYLVRRWGRHYALKLATCPGDLRLVREGKLLKRVKHPGVVKLRAAGQWTGGAERFPYLVMEYVEGLPLYEWARQTRPTARQITRLLIQAAWALEALHQQHAVHRDVKGGNTLVRPDGKQLVLMDLGAGDYEGATPLTSHVLPPGTEVSLSPEAMAFARLHATTPEAHYKASPADDLYALGVMAYRVLTGHYPFAVHLPRDMFWLAVSTQSPRSAHEAHPRVPETLAAIVHRLLAKQPEERHAHAREVAEALEKASSEGGAEWDRPPFDAEEKAPKPQGVLRRRRAGNPRGRAWMWQQLQKKHRPREGALSREKALASAPALPSRTSRHRNRKKHWGVRVLVLAAAVGVALALLTTTRQVGEDDQEIARAPPPPDAGTGAAPFQAPISAPAAPAAPDQDDPRVNPLSGPSSHPKLSKVLPLCVGLACAGSSQATRPKPPPEECPPGALQTMRDLGFYAGDYLQATLVFPLPDDTEPVLVKEGAVTVHVVQSPRRTVPFASRVSGRLFFGDRVYGRFTSLTLARGGQTLPVCMELVDILVSRGLERQPESTEAAVMVYYSGGVEFVSRFE, from the coding sequence ATGGACCTGCTGCGGGCCTTACTCCCCCGTGCAAAGCCACCCGAGGAACCCACCTCTCCTGACGCCTTGCCCCAGGGGCGCCGCGTGGGCCCGTGGCGCGTGGTGCGTCCGCTGGGCCAGGGCGGAAACGGGACGGTGTACCTGGTGAGGCGCTGGGGTCGGCACTACGCGTTGAAGCTGGCGACGTGTCCCGGCGACCTGCGGCTGGTGCGCGAGGGAAAGCTCTTGAAGCGGGTGAAGCACCCGGGCGTGGTGAAGCTACGGGCAGCAGGCCAGTGGACAGGAGGAGCGGAGCGCTTTCCCTATCTGGTGATGGAGTATGTGGAAGGGCTGCCCCTGTACGAGTGGGCGCGCCAAACCCGCCCGACGGCCCGGCAAATCACCCGGTTGCTGATCCAGGCGGCCTGGGCGCTGGAGGCGCTCCACCAGCAGCACGCCGTGCACCGGGACGTGAAGGGCGGCAACACGCTGGTGCGCCCGGACGGAAAGCAACTGGTGCTGATGGACCTGGGCGCAGGCGACTACGAGGGGGCCACCCCACTCACCAGCCACGTGTTGCCCCCGGGGACCGAAGTGTCCCTGAGCCCGGAGGCCATGGCGTTCGCCCGGCTCCACGCCACCACACCGGAGGCCCACTACAAGGCAAGCCCTGCGGATGACTTGTACGCGCTGGGCGTCATGGCCTACCGCGTGCTGACGGGGCACTACCCGTTCGCCGTGCACCTGCCTCGGGACATGTTCTGGTTGGCGGTCTCCACCCAGTCCCCCCGCAGCGCCCACGAAGCCCATCCGCGCGTGCCCGAGACGCTGGCGGCCATCGTGCACCGGCTGTTGGCCAAGCAGCCGGAGGAACGGCATGCCCACGCCCGAGAGGTGGCCGAAGCGCTGGAGAAGGCTTCCTCGGAAGGAGGAGCCGAGTGGGACAGGCCCCCGTTCGACGCGGAAGAGAAGGCGCCCAAACCCCAGGGAGTGCTGCGCCGCAGGCGCGCGGGGAACCCCCGGGGACGTGCCTGGATGTGGCAGCAACTGCAAAAGAAGCACCGGCCGCGGGAGGGGGCTCTCTCCCGAGAGAAGGCTTTGGCCTCCGCGCCTGCTCTCCCTTCACGCACCTCCAGGCACCGGAACCGGAAGAAGCATTGGGGCGTCCGGGTGCTCGTACTGGCTGCGGCGGTGGGCGTGGCGCTGGCCCTCCTCACGACTACCCGGCAGGTTGGAGAAGATGACCAGGAAATAGCGCGAGCCCCTCCACCGCCGGATGCTGGAACCGGCGCGGCGCCCTTCCAGGCTCCTATCTCCGCGCCCGCCGCTCCGGCGGCGCCTGACCAGGACGACCCGCGCGTGAACCCACTCTCCGGCCCCAGTTCCCATCCCAAGCTGTCCAAGGTGCTCCCCCTGTGCGTGGGCCTGGCCTGCGCGGGGAGTTCACAAGCCACCCGGCCCAAGCCTCCGCCCGAGGAGTGCCCCCCTGGGGCCCTCCAGACCATGCGCGACCTCGGCTTCTATGCAGGGGACTACCTCCAAGCAACCCTGGTGTTCCCCCTCCCCGACGATACAGAGCCTGTTTTGGTCAAAGAGGGAGCGGTCACGGTGCACGTCGTGCAATCGCCGCGCCGCACTGTGCCGTTCGCGAGCCGCGTCTCCGGCCGTCTCTTCTTCGGGGACCGTGTCTACGGACGCTTCACGTCATTGACGCTGGCCCGCGGCGGGCAAACCCTCCCTGTTTGCATGGAATTGGTGGATATCCTTGTCAGTCGTGGATTGGAACGACAGCCAGAGTCTACGGAGGCAGCGGTCATGGTCTATTACTCGGGGGGCGTCGAGTTCGTATCTCGCTTTGAGTGA
- a CDS encoding OPT family oligopeptide transporter produces MAPSPSLRPEPLPSEPTPSSLTVVHIPGATPEEADAYWLREVYQGDRLPQLTLRAVLLGSVIGVITCATNLYAGLKIGPSFGVAVTAGLLAYATHGALRAVAPRLSGRPLSPLELCCAQAVASAAGYATGGALVSVQGAYLITTGHHPPAWVLLPWTFVLSALGVFFAVPLKRQFVDREQLPFPTGTAAAVTVRSLLATGHEARPRLRALGVGGLVSGLVTLGRDALGRIPYAFPLSGSLGGVPLERLGFGLETSLMTVGAGALLGLRITASLFLGALLIHGLVAPRLFAAGVLPPDGGVQDILTWSLWPGAAALTTSSLLRFALEAKALGRAWRGLLSLRAAPPQPVDALQVPRRWVVGGVAVLAPAAVWLAFAGFGVPAPHAALAVALSFFLCLISCRVTGETDATPVGSLGQVTQLTYGALLPRNVEANLVTTGITVNTASSAADLLSDLKTGHLLGANPRRQFLAQLLGTGVGAAAAVPLFYLLVPDRSALGGPHFPAAAAFATASVSEVLSMGVSGLSPSLRMAGAWAALGAAVLTLAEHVLPERARRWVPSPLGMGLACLLPASTSFGLFLGGVATEAVRRLRPSAVEGRVIPLAAGLIAGEGLIGVAIIGLQSL; encoded by the coding sequence ATGGCTCCCTCTCCGTCCCTCCGTCCCGAGCCTCTCCCCTCGGAGCCCACGCCCTCCTCGCTGACGGTGGTGCACATTCCTGGGGCCACCCCGGAGGAGGCGGATGCCTACTGGCTTCGCGAGGTGTACCAAGGAGACCGGCTCCCGCAGCTCACCCTCCGCGCGGTGCTGCTTGGCAGTGTCATCGGCGTCATCACCTGCGCCACCAACTTGTACGCAGGACTGAAGATAGGCCCCTCCTTCGGGGTGGCCGTCACCGCCGGACTGCTGGCGTATGCGACGCACGGGGCCCTGCGCGCGGTGGCCCCTCGGCTCTCGGGAAGGCCCCTGTCCCCGCTGGAGCTGTGTTGCGCCCAAGCCGTGGCCTCTGCGGCGGGGTATGCCACCGGCGGAGCCCTGGTGTCTGTCCAAGGGGCGTACCTGATCACCACCGGCCATCACCCTCCCGCGTGGGTGCTGCTGCCCTGGACGTTCGTGCTGTCCGCGCTGGGCGTCTTCTTCGCCGTGCCCCTCAAGCGTCAGTTCGTGGACCGGGAGCAGCTCCCCTTCCCCACCGGCACGGCCGCCGCCGTCACCGTGCGCTCGCTGCTGGCCACGGGTCACGAGGCGCGTCCTCGCCTGCGGGCCCTGGGCGTGGGGGGACTGGTGTCGGGCCTCGTCACCTTGGGGCGCGATGCGCTGGGACGCATTCCGTATGCCTTCCCCTTGTCGGGCTCTCTGGGAGGTGTGCCTCTGGAGAGGCTGGGCTTCGGCCTGGAGACGAGCCTGATGACCGTGGGCGCGGGAGCCCTCCTGGGACTGCGCATCACCGCATCCCTGTTTCTGGGAGCACTCCTCATCCATGGGCTGGTGGCCCCCCGTCTGTTCGCAGCCGGCGTCCTGCCCCCCGATGGCGGCGTCCAGGACATTCTCACCTGGAGCCTCTGGCCAGGCGCCGCGGCGCTCACGACGAGTTCGCTGCTGCGCTTTGCCCTCGAGGCCAAGGCCCTGGGCCGCGCGTGGAGAGGCCTCCTCTCCCTTCGTGCCGCGCCTCCTCAACCCGTGGACGCCTTGCAGGTGCCCCGCCGATGGGTGGTGGGGGGTGTCGCGGTGCTCGCCCCCGCCGCCGTTTGGCTGGCCTTCGCGGGCTTCGGTGTGCCGGCGCCCCATGCCGCCCTCGCGGTGGCACTCTCCTTCTTCCTGTGCCTCATCTCGTGCCGGGTCACGGGCGAGACGGACGCCACCCCCGTGGGCTCATTGGGACAGGTGACGCAGCTCACCTACGGAGCTTTGCTGCCACGCAACGTCGAGGCCAACCTGGTGACCACCGGCATCACCGTCAACACCGCCTCCTCCGCGGCGGACCTCCTGAGCGATCTCAAGACAGGGCACTTGCTGGGAGCCAACCCCCGGCGCCAATTCCTCGCGCAATTGCTGGGCACCGGCGTGGGCGCAGCTGCCGCCGTGCCCCTCTTCTACTTGCTGGTGCCGGATCGCTCCGCGCTGGGAGGACCGCATTTTCCCGCTGCCGCCGCCTTCGCCACCGCGAGCGTGTCCGAAGTGCTCTCGATGGGAGTGAGCGGACTGTCTCCCTCCCTGCGCATGGCCGGAGCCTGGGCGGCGCTCGGCGCGGCGGTGCTCACCCTCGCCGAGCATGTCTTGCCCGAGCGCGCCCGGCGCTGGGTGCCGTCCCCCCTGGGCATGGGGCTGGCATGCCTGCTGCCGGCCTCAACCTCTTTTGGACTGTTCCTGGGCGGAGTGGCCACAGAGGCCGTCCGCCGCCTCCGCCCCTCCGCCGTGGAGGGCCGTGTGATTCCCCTGGCCGCAGGACTCATCGCGGGTGAAGGGCTCATCGGCGTGGCCATCATTGGGCTGCAATCCCTCTAA
- a CDS encoding DUF5953 family protein has protein sequence MTLQRTLIHTVFAPALAGADGRTLAVVHGIERALSGVRLEWKLSEAGRPIALPQREGWLAEAAARGEFPLLCNGDESYPVTVFGLRTSGRQAPGGQPLLDVHAELPLDAASIAAAAEMLEGVAEGARAFWGRVLPNGGASEVAKQFRHSMDQPHVPPRGLPALNLPKHLRSPEIPHYLGWLNYWSAATAQSLGFPDPARDAEILSRARRTATGGWVVRLTETPLDLDNPLHLEALLRAYERFPEIGGRVPPH, from the coding sequence ATGACCCTGCAGAGAACCCTCATCCATACCGTCTTCGCGCCTGCGCTTGCGGGCGCCGACGGTCGTACGCTCGCAGTCGTCCACGGAATCGAACGGGCGCTCTCAGGTGTGCGCTTGGAGTGGAAGCTGTCAGAGGCGGGGCGGCCCATCGCGTTGCCGCAACGCGAGGGGTGGCTCGCTGAGGCAGCTGCGCGCGGGGAATTCCCACTGCTGTGCAACGGCGACGAGAGTTACCCGGTGACGGTTTTTGGGTTGCGGACATCCGGGCGCCAAGCGCCGGGCGGCCAGCCGTTGCTCGATGTTCATGCAGAGCTACCGCTCGATGCGGCCAGCATCGCGGCGGCGGCGGAGATGCTGGAAGGCGTGGCGGAAGGCGCACGCGCGTTCTGGGGGCGCGTGTTGCCGAACGGAGGGGCGTCGGAGGTGGCGAAGCAGTTTCGCCACTCGATGGATCAGCCGCATGTTCCGCCCCGGGGGCTCCCAGCGCTCAACCTTCCCAAGCACCTCCGCTCGCCGGAGATCCCCCATTATCTCGGGTGGCTGAACTACTGGTCGGCAGCCACCGCACAGAGCCTCGGGTTCCCGGACCCTGCCCGCGACGCAGAGATCCTCTCTCGGGCGCGGCGCACTGCGACGGGCGGATGGGTCGTTCGGCTCACAGAGACGCCGCTCGATCTCGACAACCCCTTACACCTGGAGGCGCTCTTGCGCGCCTACGAGCGCTTCCCGGAGATTGGGGGGCGCGTGCCCCCGCACTGA
- a CDS encoding DUF6310 domain-containing protein gives MRADTRGELASPCHAPLPSSLKGRGMNFRTCSALRQAVAVAVVVAGCATSQEAPETYAWAPVRPPPVPGTGLPTPGQPGWVRPKPLPRSPHKRVLPPTREPGLWAGDAPRASQEPEADPTPEGSKANRRDPPAPVTAERRRSECEPIPVPHAGEDDPHNECADKFPPNRYPGMDVRVGGVRFDALQVGVRVLWEIKTHRFDTYNAFIRRMTILEELPLLKEERDIAEACGYGFVVGVSTQAHKAALIDLEPTLNIVVTGCKR, from the coding sequence ATGCGGGCAGACACCCGAGGGGAACTGGCCTCGCCTTGCCACGCACCGCTCCCCTCTTCGCTGAAAGGACGTGGAATGAACTTCCGAACTTGCAGCGCACTCCGCCAAGCCGTGGCCGTGGCCGTCGTCGTCGCTGGGTGCGCCACCTCTCAAGAGGCGCCTGAGACCTACGCTTGGGCCCCTGTGCGCCCACCCCCTGTGCCCGGCACGGGCCTCCCCACCCCCGGGCAGCCAGGGTGGGTTCGCCCCAAACCCCTGCCGCGGAGCCCGCACAAGCGCGTGTTGCCGCCCACCCGGGAGCCGGGCCTTTGGGCCGGCGACGCTCCTCGGGCCTCGCAGGAACCGGAGGCGGACCCTACACCGGAGGGGTCCAAAGCGAACAGGAGGGACCCGCCTGCCCCGGTGACGGCGGAGCGCCGCCGTTCTGAGTGCGAGCCCATCCCGGTGCCTCACGCTGGCGAGGATGACCCGCATAACGAGTGCGCCGACAAGTTTCCGCCTAACCGTTATCCCGGAATGGACGTGCGCGTGGGCGGTGTGCGCTTTGATGCGCTGCAAGTCGGCGTGCGCGTGCTGTGGGAGATCAAGACCCATCGATTTGACACGTACAACGCCTTCATCCGGCGGATGACGATCCTGGAGGAACTGCCGTTGCTGAAGGAAGAGCGGGACATTGCGGAGGCATGTGGCTATGGATTCGTCGTTGGGGTGAGCACCCAAGCGCACAAAGCCGCGTTGATCGACCTGGAGCCCACCCTCAATATCGTCGTTACGGGGTGCAAGCGATGA
- a CDS encoding ATP-binding protein, whose amino-acid sequence MECFRCRSSGPADAAYCYRCGSALSAHAHAPGGTRRMLTVLFSDLSGYTAMNEVLDPEEVSEVLGRIKDGARRIVEAHGGVVNQFVGDEVMALFGMPSAHEDDARRAVSSALEMHRFVSELSAEVAPRLGRALHLHTGLTTGTVLVRPSDFRDGLYSVTGDTVNTAARLLSKAEQDEILIGAPTSRLAAPFFQLKEREPLELKGKAQRVSAYRVLGPAAARTSFEVSQRRGLTAYIGRQNELKQLQGLLARTVAGEHTAVTVSGPPGLGKSRLLHEVEHRALQWGMLVLHGRCEAYGSVTPYQPFLHVLRDLLGLTEEGTSREVRARVDAAVRVLENAELERRLPFLLHLLSLNTGQSMAPGGLEGDQLRRELAETLRVLLHGLAHRLPVLLMLEDWHWADAASDAALRYLVGSIEGFPVMFLVNHRDDYTPRWGSVHPLALRLSPLQPEETASMVRALLGGAGTLPQRLFAMVHERTGGNPFFIEEVCRALREGEEVVLGEEGPRLTRELTRLDVPDSVQAVVRARIDRLGAPEAEVLALAAVVGTDVPLRLLERLVDAPEQLPALLERLKAAEMLWEDGVGREQTYRFKHLIIHDVAYGSQMLSQRRGLHIRVGEVLEELSAIRPMEHFEALAHHYGRGEQYGKASLYAELAGDKAAQSHALETARRQYERALEFLQKLDQTQELLRRRVELVIRWSKAALYKPSTRQVNALEECYAICLEIGYPKGAIRCGFWAGFLQYALGNQAEAVWHLERVLPLARELGDGQMVAQIHLSLGQSFAVSTEYQQALECFSKGMAFPPTFGVEVHAAKAYAMGYLGMLHGDQGRFDEGYRCLEEGLRIARTLGRRSLEGSVVTLQAMVRLWQGDWNACLEAALWLRSEAERMGVPFITAMSKTVEGFARFHLSGGAASIALLSEAVSWLEENDTRLALSWNQACLAEALALEGRGDEARRQADRALTRALSGDRRGEAMAHRALGLAAARSYLPDHARALEHLEKSIEVARRKESPREEAISRFRMAESLRALGRRDEAAHQLGLSLPRLEEMNMAWYRQQAHALREGLVEACAR is encoded by the coding sequence TTGGAGTGCTTTCGTTGCAGGTCCTCCGGTCCAGCGGATGCCGCCTATTGCTACCGGTGTGGCAGCGCCCTCTCGGCGCATGCCCACGCGCCGGGCGGGACGCGCCGGATGCTCACGGTGTTGTTCTCGGATCTCTCGGGCTACACCGCCATGAACGAGGTGTTGGACCCCGAGGAGGTGTCCGAGGTGCTCGGCCGCATCAAGGACGGGGCCCGCCGCATCGTCGAGGCGCATGGCGGCGTGGTGAATCAATTCGTGGGCGACGAGGTGATGGCCCTCTTCGGCATGCCGTCCGCACACGAGGATGACGCGCGCCGGGCGGTCAGCTCCGCGTTGGAAATGCACCGCTTCGTCAGCGAGCTGAGCGCCGAGGTGGCTCCCCGCCTGGGGCGCGCGTTGCATCTGCACACCGGCCTCACGACGGGCACCGTCCTGGTGAGGCCCAGCGACTTCCGGGATGGGCTCTACAGCGTCACCGGCGACACGGTGAACACGGCCGCGCGTCTGCTCTCGAAGGCCGAGCAGGATGAGATCCTCATTGGCGCTCCGACCTCCCGTTTGGCCGCGCCCTTCTTCCAATTGAAGGAGCGCGAGCCGCTGGAGCTGAAGGGCAAGGCCCAGCGGGTTTCCGCCTACCGCGTGCTGGGACCGGCGGCGGCGCGGACCTCCTTCGAGGTCTCGCAGCGGCGAGGGCTGACGGCCTATATCGGTCGGCAGAACGAGCTGAAGCAGCTCCAAGGCTTGCTCGCGCGCACCGTCGCCGGCGAGCACACGGCCGTCACCGTGTCGGGGCCGCCGGGGCTGGGAAAGAGCCGGCTGCTCCACGAGGTGGAGCACCGGGCGCTCCAGTGGGGGATGTTGGTGCTGCATGGCCGCTGTGAGGCCTACGGCAGCGTCACGCCCTACCAGCCCTTCCTGCATGTGCTCCGGGACCTGCTGGGATTGACCGAGGAGGGCACGTCCCGGGAGGTGCGGGCCCGGGTCGATGCCGCCGTCCGGGTGCTGGAGAACGCCGAGTTGGAGCGGCGCCTGCCCTTTCTGCTGCACCTGTTGTCCCTGAATACGGGGCAGAGCATGGCCCCGGGGGGCCTGGAGGGAGATCAGCTCCGCCGCGAGCTGGCCGAGACGCTCCGGGTGCTCCTCCATGGGCTCGCGCACCGCTTGCCGGTGCTGTTGATGCTGGAGGACTGGCATTGGGCGGACGCGGCCTCGGATGCGGCCTTGCGCTACCTGGTGGGCTCCATCGAGGGCTTTCCGGTGATGTTCCTGGTGAACCACCGCGACGATTACACCCCGCGCTGGGGCAGCGTGCATCCCCTGGCGCTCCGGCTGAGCCCGCTCCAGCCAGAAGAGACCGCGTCCATGGTGCGGGCGCTGTTGGGAGGGGCGGGCACGTTGCCCCAGCGGTTGTTCGCGATGGTGCATGAGCGCACGGGGGGCAACCCCTTCTTCATCGAGGAGGTCTGCCGGGCCCTGCGCGAGGGCGAGGAGGTGGTGCTCGGGGAGGAGGGGCCCCGGTTGACCCGCGAGCTCACCCGGCTCGATGTGCCGGACAGCGTGCAGGCGGTGGTGCGCGCGCGCATCGACCGGCTGGGGGCTCCCGAGGCGGAGGTGCTGGCGCTGGCCGCGGTTGTGGGAACCGACGTCCCCCTCCGGTTGCTGGAGCGGCTCGTGGATGCTCCCGAGCAGCTCCCCGCTCTGCTGGAGCGGCTGAAGGCCGCGGAGATGCTCTGGGAGGATGGGGTGGGCCGGGAGCAGACGTACCGCTTCAAGCACCTCATCATCCATGACGTGGCCTATGGCTCGCAGATGCTCAGCCAGCGCCGTGGGCTGCACATTCGCGTGGGCGAAGTGCTGGAGGAGCTCTCCGCCATCCGGCCCATGGAGCACTTCGAGGCACTGGCCCACCACTATGGAAGGGGCGAGCAGTACGGCAAGGCCTCGCTCTACGCCGAGCTGGCGGGGGACAAGGCGGCCCAGTCGCACGCGCTGGAGACCGCGCGCCGGCAATACGAGCGGGCCCTGGAGTTCCTCCAGAAGCTGGATCAGACCCAGGAACTGCTGCGCCGCCGCGTGGAGCTGGTCATCCGCTGGAGCAAGGCCGCCCTCTACAAGCCCTCCACGCGGCAGGTGAATGCGCTGGAGGAGTGCTATGCCATCTGCCTGGAGATCGGCTACCCGAAGGGGGCCATCCGGTGCGGGTTCTGGGCAGGCTTTCTCCAGTATGCCCTGGGCAACCAGGCCGAGGCGGTGTGGCACCTGGAGCGTGTGCTTCCCCTGGCCCGTGAGCTGGGAGATGGGCAGATGGTGGCGCAGATCCATCTCAGCCTGGGGCAGAGCTTCGCGGTCTCGACCGAGTACCAGCAGGCGCTGGAGTGTTTCTCGAAGGGCATGGCCTTCCCGCCCACGTTCGGCGTGGAGGTCCACGCGGCGAAAGCCTATGCGATGGGCTACCTGGGCATGCTGCATGGAGACCAGGGCCGCTTCGATGAGGGCTACCGGTGTCTGGAAGAGGGACTGCGGATTGCCCGGACGCTGGGACGGCGCTCGCTGGAGGGCTCGGTGGTGACCCTCCAGGCCATGGTGCGGCTGTGGCAGGGGGACTGGAACGCCTGTCTGGAAGCGGCGCTGTGGTTGCGCTCAGAGGCGGAGCGGATGGGCGTCCCCTTCATCACCGCCATGAGCAAGACGGTGGAGGGCTTCGCGCGCTTTCACCTCTCGGGGGGGGCCGCGTCCATCGCGCTCTTGAGTGAGGCGGTGTCCTGGTTGGAGGAGAATGACACCCGGCTGGCCCTCTCGTGGAATCAGGCGTGTCTGGCCGAGGCGCTGGCGCTGGAAGGCAGGGGGGATGAGGCTCGGCGCCAAGCGGACCGGGCACTGACCCGCGCGCTCTCCGGGGATCGGCGGGGAGAGGCGATGGCGCACCGGGCCCTGGGGCTGGCCGCCGCGCGCAGCTACCTGCCGGACCATGCCCGGGCCTTGGAGCACCTGGAGAAGAGCATCGAGGTGGCCCGCAGGAAGGAGTCCCCGCGCGAAGAGGCCATCTCCCGCTTCCGGATGGCGGAGAGCCTCCGGGCCCTGGGCCGTCGCGACGAGGCGGCCCATCAGCTCGGGCTATCGCTCCCACGGCTCGAGGAGATGAACATGGCCTGGTACCGCCAGCAGGCCCACGCGCTTCGGGAAGGGCTCGTCGAGGCCTGCGCGCGGTGA